From a single Accipiter gentilis chromosome 8, bAccGen1.1, whole genome shotgun sequence genomic region:
- the LOC126042096 gene encoding differentially expressed in FDCP 6 homolog isoform X1, protein MLAHPGQPPPERASSPVSPSGMDPAVPKATLKVLGLCVMLLVLVAAVTVSVAVMVWRSEAVGKLRGCRERAANESRELGNRVAELERDRTRLQQAAAAAARAEDALRRELAQARGDGKKLNVSLASCRERAARLEANVTALGNEVLALRRERAELARGKAALQEELAQGKEKALGLRQRLEAAVEQQRALRARGEQCEARQRELEATLRDYAAEVDALRRRRARDRATGRRCPPSRKG, encoded by the exons ATGTTGGCACATCCCGGGCAGCCGCCGCCGGAGCGGGCGAGCAGTCCCGTGTCCCCCTCCGGCATGGACCCTGCGGTGCCCAAGGCCACCCTGAAGGTGCTGGGACTGTGCgtgatgctgctggtgctggtggcggCGGTGACGGTCTCGGTGGCGGTGATGGTGTGGCGCTCAGAGGCGGTGGGGAAGCTACGGGGCTGCCGGGAACGGGCGGCCAACGAGAGCCGGGAACTGGGGAACCGCGTGGCCGAGCTGGAGCGGGACCGAACCCGGCTGcagcaggcggcggcggcggccgcacgGGCGGAGGATGCTCTGCGGCGGGAGCTCGCCCAGGCCCGCGGTGACGGCAAGAAACTCAATGTTAGCCTGGCGTCCTGCCGGGAGCGGGCG gccaggctggaggCCAACGTGACGGCGCTGGGGAACGAGGTGCTGGCCCTGCGGCGTGAGCGGGCTGAACTGGCCCGCGGCAAAGCGGCTCTGCAAG AGGAGCTGGCGCAGGGCAAGGAGAAGGCGCTGGGGCTGCGGCAGCGGCTGGAGGCTGCGGTGGAGCAGCAGCGAGCGCTGCGGGCGCGCGGGGAGCAATGCGAGGCCCGGCAGAGAGAGCTCGAAGCCACCCT ACGGGACTACGCGGCCGAGGTCGACGCGCTGCGGCGACGGCGAGCGAGGGACCGAGCGACCGGGCGCAGGTGCCCCCCGTCCCG gaaagGCTGA
- the LOC126042096 gene encoding differentially expressed in FDCP 6 homolog isoform X2, which translates to MLAHPGQPPPERASSPVSPSGMDPAVPKATLKVLGLCVMLLVLVAAVTVSVAVMVWRSEAVGKLRGCRERAANESRELGNRVAELERDRTRLQQAAAAAARAEDALRRELAQARGDGKKLNVSLASCRERAARLEANVTALGNEVLALRRERAELARGKAALQEELAQGKEKALGLRQRLEAAVEQQRALRARGEQCEARQRELEATLRDYAAEVDALRRRRARDRATGRRKG; encoded by the exons ATGTTGGCACATCCCGGGCAGCCGCCGCCGGAGCGGGCGAGCAGTCCCGTGTCCCCCTCCGGCATGGACCCTGCGGTGCCCAAGGCCACCCTGAAGGTGCTGGGACTGTGCgtgatgctgctggtgctggtggcggCGGTGACGGTCTCGGTGGCGGTGATGGTGTGGCGCTCAGAGGCGGTGGGGAAGCTACGGGGCTGCCGGGAACGGGCGGCCAACGAGAGCCGGGAACTGGGGAACCGCGTGGCCGAGCTGGAGCGGGACCGAACCCGGCTGcagcaggcggcggcggcggccgcacgGGCGGAGGATGCTCTGCGGCGGGAGCTCGCCCAGGCCCGCGGTGACGGCAAGAAACTCAATGTTAGCCTGGCGTCCTGCCGGGAGCGGGCG gccaggctggaggCCAACGTGACGGCGCTGGGGAACGAGGTGCTGGCCCTGCGGCGTGAGCGGGCTGAACTGGCCCGCGGCAAAGCGGCTCTGCAAG AGGAGCTGGCGCAGGGCAAGGAGAAGGCGCTGGGGCTGCGGCAGCGGCTGGAGGCTGCGGTGGAGCAGCAGCGAGCGCTGCGGGCGCGCGGGGAGCAATGCGAGGCCCGGCAGAGAGAGCTCGAAGCCACCCT ACGGGACTACGCGGCCGAGGTCGACGCGCTGCGGCGACGGCGAGCGAGGGACCGAGCGACCGGGCGCAG gaaagGCTGA
- the PLVAP gene encoding plasmalemma vesicle-associated protein — translation MEKSRYAMAKFGLEAKEAMPKRDCGFYVKYIFLFTSLIQFLIILGLVLFMVYGNAQAGTDTHLRLLEEQLQDRYNKIITLSGRNMNLTRTLNATLKEKQGLQVLAQKVQRDLDKCNSTQGSNPIPKLQEMMKIIFYQKIKLDECHMTISVINASCSADKALLRNQLDQTALAKKELEENCRKAGATLTKATQEQESCQRDLLNTRIACEPAKSNLELLKHECRSLRSDMNYFFQRIKGLAVPYSCNDVNDQVTWLTQQTEGLFLWQQERETKYMGKTVCDMNMLQCHMNCSREKQDLDKRLQDAEKQVKGNQEEKKKLLVEKEQLSKELEEKSKAAAQAGYFKEQLNICMGSKMDTFFDITGSRVLGSSGRPGPFASTGSYADALRNHGIFGNMGKINVEEIQRTVQKIVEQYTSTLKNTSG, via the exons ATGGAGAAGAGCCGCTACGCCATGGCCAAGTTTGGTCTGGAAGCCAAGGAAGCGATGCCCAAGCGGGACTGTGGTTTTTACGTGAAGTATATCTTCCTCTTCACCTCCCTCATCCAATTCCTCATCATCCTGGGGCTGGTGCTGTTCATGGTGTACGGCAACGCGCAGGCGGGCACCGACACGCACCTTcggctgctggaggagcagctgcaggatcGCTACAACAAGATCATCACCCTCAGCGGGAGGAACATGAACCTGACGCGCACCCTCAACGCCACCCTCAAGGAGAAGCAAGGGCTGCAGGTCCTCGCCCAGAAGGTGCAACGGGACCTGGATAAGTGCAATAGCACCCAGGGTTCCAACCCCATCCCCAAG CTGCAGGAGATGATGAAGATCATCTTCTACCAGAAGATAAAGCTGGACGAGTGCCACATGACCATCAGCGTCATCAATGCCAGCTGCAGTG ccGACAAGGCGCTGCTGCGGAACCAGCTGGACCAGACAGCCCTGGCCAAGAAAGAGCTGGAGGAAAACTGCCGCAAAGCAGGTGCCACGCTGACCAAAGCCACCCAGGAGCAGGAGAGCTGCCAGCGGGACCTGCTCAATACCAGGATCGCCTGCGAGCCTGCCAAATCCAACCTGGAACTGCTGAAGCACGAGTGCAGATCCTTGAGGTCCGACATGAACTACTTCTTCCAGCGCATCAAGGGCTTGGCCGTCCCATACAGCTGCAACGACGTCAACGACCAGGTCACCTGGTTGACGCAGCAGACGGAGGGGCTTTTCCTCTGGCAGCAGGAACGGGAGACCAAATACATGGGGAAAACCGTCTGTGACATGAACATGCTCCAGTGTCACATGAACTGCTCCAGGGAGAAGCAGGACTTGGACAAGCGGCTGCAGGACGCTGAGAAACAGGTCAAGGGCAaccaggaggaaaagaagaagctgctggtggagaaggagcagctcAGCAAGGAGTTGGAGGAGAAGAGCAAAGCCGCCGCGCAGGCTGGGTACTTCAAGGAGCAGCTCAACATCTGCATGGGCTCCAAG ATGGACACCTTCTTCGACATCACGGGCTCACgggtgctgggcagcagcgggcgGCCGGGACCCTTTGCCAGCACCGGCTCCTACGCGGATGCTCTGAGGAACCACGGCATCTTCGGGAATATGG GCAAAATCAACGTGGAGGAGATCCAGCGGACGGTGCAGAAGATCGTGGAGCAGTACACGTCCACCCTGAAGAACACCAG CGGCTAA